In Streptomyces sp. NBC_00704, a genomic segment contains:
- a CDS encoding nitrate/nitrite transporter translates to MTAPSTAPSTAPEPPSPVRKGGRWIEEWDPENEAFWNEKGEKVARRNLLFSVLSEHIGFSIWTMWSVLVLFMGPEYGLTPADKFLLTSMVTLVGAVVRVPYTFAVALFGGRNWTIISAALLLIPSVAAFAVMEPGTSFTTFLLVGLVAGIGGGNFASSMTNINAFFPLRKKGWALGLNAGGGNIGVPVIQLIALAVIGASGGPRVLLGIYIPLIVVAATLAALYMDNLATLKNDAGAAIESAKDAHTWIMSFLYVGTFGSFIGYSFAFGQVLTNQFGRTPLQAAYLTFIGPLLGSLIRPVGGRLADRYGGARITLYNYVGMGAATAVLVFASMQKSLPLFVAVFVVLFVLTGLGNGSTYKMIPGIFQAKAVARGLEGEEAAAYGRRLSGASMGLIGAVGALGGVAINLAFRQSFLSYGSGTGAFVAFLAFYAACFAVTWAVYLRRPAGRVTASSSASEAEPQLSYAEV, encoded by the coding sequence ATGACAGCCCCGAGTACAGCCCCGAGTACAGCCCCCGAACCCCCGTCGCCCGTGAGGAAGGGGGGCCGCTGGATCGAGGAGTGGGACCCGGAGAACGAGGCGTTCTGGAACGAGAAGGGCGAGAAGGTCGCCCGCCGCAACCTCCTGTTCTCGGTCCTCTCCGAGCACATCGGGTTCTCGATCTGGACCATGTGGTCGGTGCTGGTGCTCTTCATGGGCCCGGAGTACGGCCTCACCCCGGCCGACAAGTTCCTGCTGACGTCCATGGTGACGCTGGTCGGCGCGGTCGTGCGGGTGCCGTACACCTTCGCCGTCGCGCTCTTCGGCGGACGCAACTGGACGATCATCTCCGCCGCTCTGCTGCTGATCCCCAGCGTCGCCGCGTTCGCGGTGATGGAGCCGGGGACCTCGTTCACCACGTTCCTGCTGGTCGGCCTGGTCGCGGGCATCGGCGGCGGCAACTTCGCCTCCTCCATGACCAACATCAACGCCTTCTTCCCCCTCCGCAAGAAGGGGTGGGCGCTGGGGCTGAACGCGGGCGGCGGCAACATCGGCGTGCCGGTCATCCAGCTGATCGCCCTCGCCGTCATCGGCGCGAGCGGCGGGCCACGCGTGCTGCTCGGCATCTACATCCCGCTGATCGTCGTCGCCGCCACGCTCGCCGCGCTGTACATGGACAACCTGGCGACCCTGAAGAACGACGCCGGCGCGGCGATCGAGTCCGCGAAGGACGCGCACACCTGGATCATGTCCTTCCTCTACGTGGGCACGTTCGGCTCGTTCATCGGCTACAGCTTCGCCTTCGGGCAGGTGCTGACCAACCAGTTCGGACGCACGCCCCTCCAGGCCGCCTACCTCACCTTCATCGGCCCGCTGCTGGGCTCGCTGATCCGCCCGGTGGGCGGCAGGCTTGCCGACCGGTACGGCGGCGCGCGCATCACCCTCTACAACTACGTCGGCATGGGCGCGGCCACCGCCGTCCTGGTCTTCGCCAGCATGCAGAAGTCGCTGCCCCTCTTCGTGGCCGTCTTCGTGGTGCTGTTCGTGCTGACCGGCCTCGGCAACGGCTCGACGTACAAGATGATCCCGGGCATCTTCCAGGCGAAGGCCGTCGCCCGGGGCCTGGAGGGCGAGGAGGCCGCCGCGTACGGTCGCCGGCTGTCCGGCGCGTCCATGGGACTGATCGGCGCGGTGGGCGCGCTCGGCGGCGTCGCCATCAACCTGGCGTTCCGCCAGTCGTTCCTCTCCTACGGCTCCGGCACCGGCGCGTTCGTCGCCTTCCTCGCCTTCTACGCGGCCTGCTTCGCCGTCACCTGGGCCGTATACCTTCGCCGCCCGGCGGGCAGGGTGACCGCGTCCAGCTCGGCATCCGAGGCGGAGCCCCAGCTCAGCTATGCGGAGGTGTGA
- a CDS encoding uroporphyrinogen-III synthase gives MDEEQQQPATAPRGAGEHGPLAGFTVGVTAARRAEELGALLQRRGAAVMHAPALRIVPLADDGELLAATKDLIDQAPDVVVATTAIGFRGWVEAADGWGLGEQLLARLGGVELLARGPKVKGAVRAAGLTEQWSPSSESMAEVLDRLLEEGVEGRRVAVQLHGEPLPGFVESLRAAGAEVVGVPVYRWMPPEDIAPLDRLLDAAVSRGLDAITFTSAPAAASLFSRAQERGLLPELLRALQHDVLPACVGPVTALPLQARGVDTVQPERFRLGPLVQLLCQELPGRARVLPVAGRRVEIRGQAVLVDGCLRPVPPAGMSLLRALARRPGWVVPRSELLRALPGSGSDEHAVETAMARLRTALGAPKLIQTVVKRGYRLALDPAADAKYADA, from the coding sequence ATGGACGAGGAACAGCAGCAACCGGCCACCGCCCCCCGGGGCGCCGGCGAACACGGGCCCCTCGCGGGCTTCACCGTGGGCGTGACGGCCGCGCGCCGGGCCGAGGAGCTCGGTGCGCTGCTCCAGCGACGCGGGGCGGCCGTCATGCACGCGCCCGCCCTGCGGATCGTGCCGCTCGCCGACGACGGCGAGCTGCTCGCCGCCACCAAGGACCTCATCGACCAGGCGCCCGACGTCGTGGTCGCCACCACGGCCATCGGCTTCCGTGGCTGGGTCGAGGCCGCCGACGGCTGGGGGCTCGGCGAACAGCTGCTCGCCCGGCTCGGCGGCGTCGAGCTGCTGGCCCGCGGGCCCAAGGTCAAGGGCGCGGTGCGGGCCGCGGGGCTCACCGAGCAGTGGTCGCCGTCCAGCGAGTCCATGGCGGAGGTCCTCGACCGGCTTCTGGAGGAGGGCGTCGAGGGCCGCCGGGTCGCCGTCCAGCTGCACGGCGAGCCGCTGCCCGGGTTCGTGGAGTCGCTGCGGGCCGCGGGCGCGGAGGTCGTGGGGGTGCCCGTCTACCGGTGGATGCCGCCGGAGGACATCGCGCCGCTCGACCGGCTCCTGGACGCGGCCGTCTCGCGCGGGCTGGACGCGATCACCTTCACCAGCGCGCCCGCGGCCGCCTCCCTGTTCTCGCGCGCGCAGGAGCGCGGGCTGCTGCCCGAACTGCTCCGCGCCCTGCAGCACGACGTGCTGCCGGCCTGTGTCGGGCCGGTCACCGCGCTGCCGTTGCAGGCGCGGGGCGTGGACACCGTCCAGCCGGAGCGGTTCCGGCTCGGGCCGCTCGTGCAGCTGCTGTGCCAGGAGTTGCCGGGGCGGGCCCGGGTGCTGCCGGTCGCCGGGCGCCGGGTGGAGATCCGGGGGCAGGCGGTGCTGGTGGACGGGTGCCTGCGGCCGGTGCCGCCGGCCGGGATGTCGTTGCTGCGGGCGCTGGCCCGGCGGCCGGGCTGGGTGGTGCCGCGGTCGGAGCTGCTGCGGGCGCTGCCGGGCTCGGGCAGCGACGAGCACGCCGTGGAGACGGCGATGGCCCGTCTGCGCACGGCCCTCGGCGCGCCGAAGCTGATCCAGACGGTGGTCAAGCGGGGCTACCGTCTGGCCCTGGACCCGGCCGCGGACGCGAAGTACGCGGACGCCTGA
- a CDS encoding CGNR zinc finger domain-containing protein, with product MDELRFDAGRICLDLLATAHPCERLDSVGSLCAWIHGCGLVPPDTPLTRADAAWPPAFRELRRSVGQLVHGRLAQNGSPPHGGVPAHHDGALARVNEAARAAPPTPRAVRGEDGSLVRALDGAPGCAALLAAVARDAVELLTDPVARTGLRQCAGDNCPLVYVDMSRGRRRRWCSSEVCGNRERVARHRRRAALARS from the coding sequence ATGGACGAGCTGCGGTTCGACGCCGGACGGATCTGCCTCGACCTGCTCGCGACCGCGCACCCCTGCGAACGCCTCGACTCCGTCGGGTCGTTGTGCGCGTGGATCCACGGCTGCGGGCTCGTCCCGCCGGACACCCCGCTCACCCGCGCCGACGCCGCCTGGCCGCCCGCCTTCCGGGAACTTCGCCGCTCGGTCGGCCAGTTGGTGCACGGCCGGCTCGCCCAGAACGGCTCCCCGCCCCACGGCGGCGTCCCGGCCCACCACGACGGCGCCCTGGCCCGGGTGAACGAGGCGGCCCGCGCCGCGCCCCCCACCCCGCGCGCGGTGCGCGGCGAAGACGGCTCGCTCGTGCGGGCGTTGGACGGAGCGCCCGGATGCGCCGCGCTGCTGGCCGCGGTGGCCCGGGACGCGGTGGAGCTGCTCACCGATCCGGTGGCCCGCACGGGGCTCAGGCAGTGCGCGGGGGACAACTGCCCCCTCGTCTACGTCGACATGTCCCGGGGGCGGCGCCGGCGCTGGTGCTCCAGCGAGGTCTGCGGGAACCGGGAGCGGGTCGCGAGGCACCGCAGACGGGCGGCGCTCGCCCGCAGTTGA